The genomic region CTGTAGTATAATACTTAGGGCAAAAAGTGATTATTTTTGGCAATAATACCAATAAAAGATTTAATTCCTACCATTTGGGGGTCGTATTATGTTAGATATTAAATTTGTACGCAGCAATCCTGAACTTGTTAAAGAGGGATTAGCTAAACGCGGTGCCAATATATCGCTGGATGAATTTTTAGAGCTAGATGCCAAGCGCCGGGAAAAACTGGTGGTGGTGGAACAGCTGAAAAACACCCGCAACGTTGTTTCCCAGGAAATTGGCCGGCTTAAAAAAGCCGGGCAAGATGCCGAGGAGAAACAACTGGAAATGCGCCAGGTATCCCAGCAAATTAAAGATATTGACGATGAGATTAGAACCATTGAGGAAAGGTTGGGGGAAATCCTGCTGGCTATCCCCAACCTGCCTCATGAATCCGTGCCGGTGGGCAAAGATGAAAATGATAACCTGGAAGTAAGACGCTGGGGGCGTCCCCGGGAATTTGACTTTACCCCCAAGCCGCACTGGGAACTGGGTGAAGCCTTAAATATCCTGGATTTTGAACGGGCCGGTAAGGTTACCGGGGCACGCTTTACCTTTTACAAAGGACTGGGTGCCAGGTTGGAGCGGGCTTTAATCAACTTTATGTTGGATTTACATACCCGGGAACATGGTTATACCGAAGTTTTTCCACCCTTTATCGTAAATAGCGACAGTATGGTGGGTACCGGCCAACTACCCAAGTTTGCCGATGATATGTTTAAGTTAGAAGGATTAAACTATTACCTGATTCCCACTGCCGAGGTTCCGGTAACAAACCTGTATCGGGAAGAGATTTTATCCGGGGAACAGTTGCCCATTTATCACTGCGCCTACAGTGCTTGTTTCCGGGCTGAGGCAGGGGCCGCCGGTAGGGATACCAGAGGTTTAATCCGGCAGCATCAGTTTAATAAAGTTGAATTGGTTAAATTTTGCAAGCCGGAAGATTCCTTTGATGAATTAGAAAAATTAACTGTTAATGCGGAAAAAGTTTTACAGGCACTGGGCTTACCTTATCGTGTGGTGTTGCTTTGCAGTGGCGATATGGGCTTTGCTTCGGCCAAAACCTATGATTTAGAAGTTTGGCTGCCCAGTTATAACGCCTACAAAGAAATATCCTCCTGCAGCAACTTCCAGGATTTCCAGGCCCGCAGAGCTAATATAAAATTCCGGCGGGAACCCAAGAGCAAACCGGAATTTGTACATACCTTAAATGGTTCCGGTGTGGCTATTGGCCGAGCTTTATCGGCTATTTTGGAAAACTACCAGGAGGCAGACGGCAGCATCACGGTGCCGCCGGTGCTGGTACCGTATATGGGCGGAATTGAGAAGATTACTCTGTAAAGTCATTAATATCTGGTTCAACTAAATTGACAAACCAGTCAACACTGTGTTATACTCAATCTTGCGTTGAGGTTAAGAGATAATCAATGGAGGGTAGTCCTCCAATTTTGGAGGGGTGTCCGAGCGGTTTAAGGAGGCGGTCTTGAAAACCGTTGTAGGGGTGACTCTACCGTGGGTTCGAATCCCACTCCCTCCGCCAGACCTTCCGCCGATAAGTTAATAAATTAATGGAGAGCTGGCCGAGTTGGCTGAAGGCGCTCGCCTGCTAAGCGAGTATACGGGCTTAAACCTGTATCGAGGGTTCGAATCCCTCGCTCTCCGCCATTATATAAAAACCGTTAGTTTGGGCTAACGGTTATTTTAATGTTTTCAAACGCTTTGATCATATTTATTCCATTGTAGCCATGTTCCTTTAGGCCTGGCATATAATAATAGTTGATTTTTATACAGGCTGTGTTATATAATAAAGGACGTGGCAAGTTAGCAGTGTTTGATTGTCACAGTGCTATATGTCAATCAGGTAGATAATGTGCCCGTGGCTCAATTGGATAGAGCACCTGACTACGGATCAGGAGGTTAGGGGTTCGAGTCCCTTCGGGCACGCCATATGCCACTTGACTTATGGTTAACATTATGTTATTATTCTTCTTGC from Desulfotomaculum nigrificans DSM 574 harbors:
- the serS gene encoding serine--tRNA ligase — translated: MLDIKFVRSNPELVKEGLAKRGANISLDEFLELDAKRREKLVVVEQLKNTRNVVSQEIGRLKKAGQDAEEKQLEMRQVSQQIKDIDDEIRTIEERLGEILLAIPNLPHESVPVGKDENDNLEVRRWGRPREFDFTPKPHWELGEALNILDFERAGKVTGARFTFYKGLGARLERALINFMLDLHTREHGYTEVFPPFIVNSDSMVGTGQLPKFADDMFKLEGLNYYLIPTAEVPVTNLYREEILSGEQLPIYHCAYSACFRAEAGAAGRDTRGLIRQHQFNKVELVKFCKPEDSFDELEKLTVNAEKVLQALGLPYRVVLLCSGDMGFASAKTYDLEVWLPSYNAYKEISSCSNFQDFQARRANIKFRREPKSKPEFVHTLNGSGVAIGRALSAILENYQEADGSITVPPVLVPYMGGIEKITL